One segment of Panicum virgatum strain AP13 chromosome 3K, P.virgatum_v5, whole genome shotgun sequence DNA contains the following:
- the LOC120700742 gene encoding uncharacterized protein LOC120700742, with amino-acid sequence MAGTSASGIGEEAPPGGYKEKRLAKRLSKINENLKGNQKQRIASVWFEGLLEIKCNIVPEKLSTWLVNNFDINKSELVIPYKGTIKVDNKAVKRVLGLPMGPNSVVYEKKSYSDTFTEFYQVFGHENDHKAPSFVEVEKWLFGEGKNSIDDKWLKVWLMFAISTFLCPTSSPKLCVRAFHSISITKEIKGYNWCKLVVDRLIKGIAKFKSGKRKFVSGCLFFLTILYLDSLDVGDIVNNDSEVRAAAWTGQLVSKVCLMDKLSETQFGKLQSHRVIHAKLYTAFVNQ; translated from the exons ATGGCGGGAACATCCGCCAGCGGCATTGGAGAGGAGGCCCCGCCGGGAG GATATAAGGAAAAAAGATTAGCAAAAAGACTGAGCAAGATCAATGAAAATCTCAAGGGTAATCAGAAACAGCGAATTGCAAGTGTTTGGTTTGAGGGACTCCTTGAAATAAAGTGCAACATTGTTCCTGAGAAGTTGTCAACTTGGCTAGTTAACAATTTCGACATCAACAAGTCCGAGTTGGTGATCCCATACAAGGGGACAATAAAGGTGGACAATAAAGCTGTTAAACGAGTGCTCGGGTTACCAATGGGCCCGAACTCTGTCGTTTATGAAAAGAAGAGTTATTCTGATACATTCACTGAGTTCTATCAAGTTTTCGGCCATGAGAATGATCATAAGGCACCATCATTTGTAGAAGTTGAAAAATGGTTGTTTGGTGAGGGAAAGAATTCAATAGATGACAAATGGTTGAAGGTTTGGCTAATGTTTGCAATTAGCACCTTCTTGTGCCCAACATCAAGCCCAAAGTTGTGTGTGAGggctttccattccatttcaatCACCAAAGAGATTAAAGGATACAACTGGTGCAAACTAGTAGTGGACAGGCTCATTAAAGGAATTGCAAAGTTTAAGTCTGGGAAGCGAAAGTTTGTGTCCGGGTGCCTCTTCTTCCTTACC ATATTGTATCTAGATTCACTCGATGTTGGTGATATCGTTAACAACGACTCGGAAGTAAGAGCCGCTGCGTGGACGGGACAACTCGTCTCCAAAGTCTGCCTCATGGATAAGCTCTCCGAGACTCAGTTCGGCAAACTACAA AGTCACAGAGTTATACATGCAAAGTTATATACTGCCTTTGTAAACCAGTAA
- the LOC120700743 gene encoding uncharacterized protein LOC120700743: MATNKAKPASKQSVSAKPSSHKDQSGDKSKGASSKDDDKGAKDDDKAAKDDDKASKDDVSIRDDGKKDFDEAPSPKDEAGDNYQGTPRSTQSGTQSSSEFSGLSPITPANRYRLPGGMTLLDLMATPPDRKPLIFEPPEFLDVPLVPNEKEVFNDIVEKEFKGVKDTVTMSDEMYSEP; the protein is encoded by the exons ATGGCG ACCAACAAAGCCAAACCAGCCAGCAAACAATCAG TATCTGCTAAACCATCATCACACAAAGATCAGTCTGGTGATAAATCTAAAGGTGCGTCATCCAAGGATGATGATAAAGGTGCAAAGGACGACGATAAAGCAGCAAAGGATGACGACAAAGCATCAAAGGATGATGTTAGCATCAGAGATGatggaaagaaag ATTTTGATGAAGCACCATCACCTAAAGATGAGGCCGGTGACAATTATCAAGGCACACCACGCAGTACGCAATCGGGCACACAATCCAGCTCTGAGTTTAGCGGATTGTCACCGATTACACCAGCAAATCGGTACAGGCTTCCGGGAGGTATGACACTACTGGACTTAATGGCTACACCGCCCGATAGGAAGCCTTTGATCTTTGAACCACCTGAGTTTCTCGATGTGCCGCTCGTGCCCAATGAGAAGGAAGTCTTCAATGATATTGTCGAAAAGGAATTTAAAGGGGTGAAGGACACGGTCACAATGTCCGATGAGATGTATTCTGAACCGTAA